Part of the Longimicrobium sp. genome, GGCGCGGGTGGGTGGCCGAGACGGTGTGGGGCACCACCGTCCGCGCGGCGGAGTGGACGCTGCGCAGCGATGCGGCGCGGTGGGTGGTGGAACAGGGCGGGCAGATGCCGGGCGGGTACGCGGGGCTGCTGGCCGTCGTTTTGATGGCGCTACTTGCGATACCCGTCTCCGGATGGGCGATGGTTCGACTCCTTCGGACCCCGACAGGGGAACTGACTCATGCACACTGATCGGATGAACCGCGGGTTCGCGGCCGTCGCATTCGCCGCGCTCGCGGCGCTGCTGGGAACGGCGCACGCCGTGCCCGCCCAGGACACGCTCGAGGCCGGCGCCCGCCCCGCCGCCGAGATCCGCCGCGGAGGCGACCGCATCGTGGTCGGCCGCGACGTGGAGATCGGGCCCGACGAGGTGGTGGAAGGAAAGGTGGTGGTCACCGGCGGCGATCTGGAGGTGCGGGGCCGCGTGCAGGGGAACGTCACCGTCGTCGGCGGCGACCTGCGCATCGTGCGGGGCGCGGCCGTGGGCGGCAGCGTGCAGGTGAGCGGCGGGGACCTGGACAACGCCGGGGTGGTGAACGGCGACGCCCGCGTGCTCGGCGGGCGGCTGGTGAACCACCACGGGCGCGTGCTCGGCGAGATGCGGGTGGAGGGCGGCGAGGAGCGCATGGCCGGCCGCCGCACCGCCGGCGACGGACGCCTGCGCATGAAGAACCGCAGCTTCCTGGGGCAGTTCAGCGACGGGCTCTCGGGGCTTCTTTCCACCATCGCGCTGGGGCTGCTCCTGGCCGGCATCGGCGCGGCGGCGGTCTTCTACGCACACCCGCGGCTGGACCGGGTGAGCGACTCCGTGAGGGCGGACACGCTGCGGGCCGGCGCGCTGGGGGTTGCCACCAGCTTCCTGATCTTCCCGGCGTACGTCGTGGGGGGCGTGATCCTGGTGCTCACCCTCATCGGCATCCCTCTCCTCCTGGTCTTCCTGCCGCTCTTCCCCATCCTGGTGATGGCGGCCGGGGCGTTCGGGCTGGTGGCGGTGGCGCACGCACTGGGCGAGCGCACGGCCGAGCGGCGCGGCAACTGGGACGCGCAGTACCGCAACTCGTACGCGTACGTCTTCACCGGCCTGGCGGTCATGCTGGCCCCCCTGATCGCCGCGAACCTGCTGAAGATGACCGTCTTCCTGGGCTTCGCCGGCGGGCTGCTGGAGTTCCTGGCGAAGATGGGGCTCGCGTTTGCCGCGGCGGTGGGGATCGGGGCGCTCCTCCTGACGCGCGCCGGCGCCGGCGGGCAGTGGCAGTGGCGCCGCACGCGCGACTACGACCCGATCTTCGATGGGCCGGCGGGTGGGAGCGGTACCGGTGTTTGAGCGGATCGCCGGCCCTCGCGTGCGCCGGGCTGCCGGCGCCGCGGCTCTCCTCGCCGCCATCGCGCTCCCGGTTTGGGCGCAGCAGACGTGGCGGACGATGACGTCCGCGCGGCAGGTGGCGGGGGAGCGGCGGCTGGCGGTGGACGTGGAGTACGGGGCCGGGCGCCTGCGGGTACAGCCGGAGCGCGGCAACCTGCTCTACCGCATGGAGATGCGCTACGACGCCCAGTCGGCTTCCCCCGTCACCTCGTACGACCGCCGCACGGGCCGGCTGCGCCTGGGGGCGGAGGGCCGGAAGGGCCGCAACAACCGCGAGGACAGCCGCGGCGAGGGCCGCGCCGACATCGCCCTCACCCCCGCCGTGCCCATGTCGCTGAAGCTGTCCTTCGGCGCCGGCGAGGCGGACGTGAAGCTGGGCGGGCTCGCGCTGGAGGAGCTGGACATCTCCACCGGCGCCAGCGAGACGCGCATCAGCTTCGACCGCCCCAACCGCACCGCGGCCCGCGCCGTGACGCTGGAGGCGGGCGCCGCGAGCCTGGTGGTGACCGGCCTGGCCAACGCGCGCACCCAGCGCATCGACTTCGAGGGCGGCGTCGGCGAGACGACGCTGGACTTCGGCGGCGCGTGGACGCGCGATGCGCGGGCCACGGTCAAGATGGGGCTCGGCTCCGTGACGCTGCGCCTTCCGCGCACGGTCGGCGTGCGGATCGTAAAGGAGTCCTTCCTGGCGTCCTTCGACAGCAATGGGATGGTGAAGCGCGGCAACGCGTGGTACTCGCGCGGCTACGAGCGCGCCCCCCGCAAGCTGGACATCCAAATCGAAGCCGCCCTCGGCTCCATCGAGGTGGACTGGATCGACTGAGGGGCACTCTCCCCCAGCGTCGCTCCGCGATGCATCCCCCTCCCCCAAAACTGCCTGGGGAGGGGGTTTGCGTTTCGCCGCGGCCCGCGTCCAGGTGCTCCGGGTCTGTTGCCGCGTTTCTCGAGCCGGCTTTAGCCGCCTTCCCGTCGTTTCAGCCGGGGGCTTCAGCCCCCGGCGCTTCGTCCGCCGGTAACTGTCACGCCTCCACGAGCGCGGCGACGCGGGCGGCGACTTTGCGGAGGGCCTGGCCAGCGGGGGAATCGGGCTCGGAGACGACGACGGGGACGCCGGAGTCGCCGCCCTGGCGCACGCGCATCTCCAGGGGAACGTCGCCCAGGAACTCGACGCCGGTCTGGCCGGCGAGGCGCGTTCCGCCGGCGCGGCCAAAGATCTCGTAGCGCTCGCCGCAGCAGGGGCAGATGAAGCCGCTCATGTTCTCCACCACGCCAAGGACGCGCGTGTTGGTCTTCTCGAACATCTTGATGCCGCGCAGCACGTCGCCGGTGGAGACGTCCTGCGGGGTGGTCACCATCACCACGCCGTCCAGGCGGAGCGTCTGCACCAGGGAGAGCTGCGCGTCGCCGGTGCCGGGGGGCATGTCGACGATCATCACGTCCAGCTCGCCCCATTCGACCTGTTCGATGAACTGCTTCAGGATGCCGGCGATCATGGGGCCGCGCATGATGGCCGCCTGGTCCGGCTGCAGGAGGAAGCCGAGCGACATCAGGCGGACGCCGTGCGCCTCCAGCGGCAGGAGCTTCTTGTCGTCGGTCACGTGCGGCTGTCGCGTCTCGCCGAACATGATGGGGACGTTGGGGCCGTACACGTCCGCGTCCAGCACCCCCACGCGCCTGCCGCCGGCCGCAAGGGCGGCGGCCAGGTTCACGGCGACGGTGCTCTTCCCCACCCCGCCCTTCCCGGAGGAGACGGCGATGATGCGCTTGACCCGCGGAAGGAGCCCCGAGTTCGGCGTCGGCGCGGGGACGGTGCCGGCGCGCGCGGCGCCCTTTTTCATCGGCGCTCCCGTGGCGGGGAGCGAGATGTCGATCTTGACGCGCTCCACCCCCTCCACGCGCTCGGCGGCGGAGCGGGCCTGGCGCACGAGCGTCCCGGGGTCGTCGGCCTGCAGGGCGAAGCGGAAGCGGACCAGCCCGTCCTCGCCCACGTCCAGCTCGCGGACGCGGCCGGAGGAGACGACGTCCTCGCCGGTGGTGGGGTGGATCACCCGCGTGAGGGCCGCCGCGACGCGCCGGAGGACCTGGTCACGCTGTTCGTTGGTCATAGGAACTGAAAAAAAGTGCGTGAGTGCATGAGTGCGGAAGTGCGTTGGTACGGGCAAGCGCACCGACGCACCAACGCACTCACGCACTTCTGTTAAAAAGCCGGCGCCCATGCGAGCGCCGGCTATCGTCTGTGCGGGCGTCGTTCAGACCGCCTGGACTTCGCGGACTTCCGGAATCACCTGCTTGATCCGCCGCTCGATCCCCTGCTTCACCGTCATCGTCGAGATCGGGCACGAGCTGCACGCGCCCATCAGGCGGAGCTGCACCACGCCCTGTGCGTCGTCGTATCCCACGAACTCCACGTCTCCGCCGTCGCCGCGCAGGGCGGGGCGGATGGTGTCCAGAGTGTCTTCGATCTGCTCGACGATGGTCATGCCGCGGCCGGTTGGGTGAGCGGTGCGCCCTGCACGCCAATGTACCCCACAGCCGGTAAATGGGTCAAGCCGGGCGGGTGTGGCGGAGGGGGCGGCCGGGGAGTAGCTTGTGCGCGGAAAGTGCTAAGTGCTGAGTGCTAAGTGCTGAACAGAGAAGTGCGTGAGTGCGTGAGTGCGTATTACTTAGGACTTAGCACTTAGCACTCAGCACTTCAGTTCCGAACCACCAGGAGACCTCGCATGAACAGCGTTACACAGGTTCCAGCTCCGCGCAACGAGCCGGTGCTGTCGTATGCCCCCGGGAGCCCCGAGCGCGCCGAGCTCAAGGCCGCGCTGGCGCGGATGGCGGGGGAAGAGATCGAGATTCCGCTCATCATCGGGGGCAAGGAAGTCCGCACCGGCAACACCGAGCGCCAGGTGATGCCGCACGACCACGGGCACGTCCTGGCGACGTACCACAAGGCAGGGCCCGACGAGGTCCGCCAGGCGATCCACGCCTCGCGCGAGGCGCAGAAGGAGTGGATGCACTGGCCGTGGGAGGACCGTCTCGCCGTCTTCCAGCGCGCCGCGGAGCTGCTGGCCACGCGCTACCGCCCCGTGCTCAACGCCGCCACCATGCTGGGGCAGAGCAAGACGGCGTACCAGGCCGAGATCGACAGCGCCTGCGAGCTGATCGACTTCTGGCGCTGGAACACCCACTTCGCCGAAAAGATCTACAGCGAGCAGCCCGTGTCCGGCCCCGGGATGTGGAACCGGATGGACCACCGCCCGCTCGAGGGGTTCATCTACGCCGTCACCCCGTTCAACTTCACCGCCATCGGCGGGAACCTCCCCACCGCGCCGGCGATGATGGGGAACGTGGCGCTCTGGAAGCCGTCCAACGCGGCGGTCTACAGCAACTACTACATCATGAAGATCCTGCAGGAGGCCGGGCTTCCGGACGGGGTCATCAACTTCATCCCGGGCGACCCGGGGCCGATCACCGACATCCTGGTGGCGCACCGCGACCTGGCCGGCATCCACTTCACCGGCTCCACATCCGTCTTTCACACGCTCTGGAAGACGGTGGGGGAACGCATCGCGTCGTACAAGAGCTACCCGCGGCTGGTGGGCGAGACGGGGGGCAAGGACTTCATCCTGGCCCACGCCAGCGCCGACGTAGACGCGCTCGCCACCGCCATCGTGCGCGGCGGCTTCGAGTACCAGGGCCAGAAGTGCAGCGCCGCGTCGCGCGTCTTCGTGCCGGACTCCATCTGGCCGCAGGTGCGCGAGCGGACGGTGGAGATGCTGTCGAAGATCCGCGTGGGCGACGTGCGCGACTTCCGCAACTTCATGGGCGCGGTGATCGACCGGAAGGCGTTCGACAAGATCACCGGCTACATCCAGCACGCCAAGGAATCGAAGGGGATCGAGATCATCCACGGCGGCACCTCGGACGACTCGAAGGGCTACTTCATCGACCCCACGCTGGTGCAGGTGGAGGATTCCGCCTACCGGCTGATGTGCGAGGAGGTGTTCGGCCCGGTGCTCGCGCTGCACGTGTACCCGGAGCGCGACTGGGAGCGGATCATGGACGTGGTGGACGCCGGCACCCCGTACGCGCTCACGGGCGCCGTCTTCTCCAACGAGCGCAAGCCGATCGTGGAGGCCGACCGCCGGCTGCGCAACTCCGCCGGCAACTTCTACATCAACGACAAGCCCACCGGGGCCGTCGTCGGCCAGCAGCCCTTTGGCGGCGGGCGCGCGAGCGGCACCAACGACAAGGCGGGCTCCGTGCTCAACATGGTGCGCTGGATCAGCCCGCGCGCCATCAAGGAGACGTTGGCGCCGGCGCAGCGCTTCGAATACCCCTTCATGGACGCGGAGTAGCTTCTGGTGGCGGAAGAGAAACCTCCCCTCCGGCGTCGCGCGCCGGAGGGGAGGTTTCTTGCTTCACCTTCGAGCCGCTCCCTGAACTCGGAACGGCTCACGTTCTCAACCCTGGCCAGCCGTTCAGGGGCGGAAGCGGAAGCCCAGCTGGAAGATCCAGTCGTTCTGCTGCTGATCCGTGTTGCCGGTGGCGCGGATCGGAAGCGAGCGCGCGTTGAAGGTGCTGGGAAGCCAGCGCGCTTCCGCCGTCATCGTCACCGGACCCTCGCCCGCCGAGAGACCGAGCCCCAGGTCGCCGGTCAGGTTCCCTACCCGGTCGTCTTGCTCGGCCAGGTCGAACTTGTAGCTCTTCACCCCGATCCCAAGGCGCGCGCTCGGACGAATCGAGGTCCGGCCCAACTGGCGCGACAGCATTACGCCGGCAGTGGGGATGAGGATGTTGGTGCGAGAAGAGGCGCCGTTCACCTGGTTGGACTCCAGGGCGCCGCTCAGAACCAGCCGCGGCTGGGCGTAGGTGAGGCCGCCGTACAGCGTGGCCCACGACCGCGCCGCGTACCCCAGCTCCAGCGTGGTGGCGGTCGCCGACTCCAGCTCCACGTCCGGATTCCGCGTGTCGTCCACCGCGATCACCGGCAGCATGGGCGTGAACGATCCCAGCGAGGTGTTGATCCGCAGCGCGCTCTGCGCCGAAGCGGTGCTCGCTACACACACGAGTGCGAGCACACCGAAAAAGCGTTTCATGAACTCCCGTGACGAGAGTGGTTGGCTTCGCTACATGCGGGCGGGGCAGAGCGCCCCGCCCGAGGGACACCGGAGTATGTCTCAGGGCGTGAAGACGACGCTCACGCTTCGCGACACCGCGGGCTGGCTGCCCGTGGCTGGGCGCGTCGCGGTGAAGGTCGACGTGCCGGTCGTGGACGAGCGGATGCACGTGTACTCGATCGCAGGGCCGCCGCCCGGGGGGAAGGCGAAGTTGTCGCCACAGGTGCGGACAGCCGGCGGGGTCACCGCGAACGTGAGGTCTTCGTTCGTGCGGTTGCCGAACTGGTCCTCACCGGTGGCGCCGATGAACAGCGTCGTGTTGACGCGCGCCGAAATCGAGCTCCCCGTGATCGGCGTAGCGTTGCCGCTGAACTGATCGGCCAGCAGCTGCAGCGTCAGGGTCGCGGTCGGTCCCGGGGTCACGTTGACGCTGACCGACCGGGTGATCGCCGCGCCGTTCGGCAGCGTGGTGGCGAACGAGATGGTCTGGAAGCTCCCCGCGTCGCGGAGGTTGGTCGGCAGCGTGTACTGCACGGTGGCGTTGCCGTTGGCGTCGGTCACTACGCTGGTGGCCGAAAGGCGGCCCGCGGTAACGTCGAAGTTCACCGTGGTCCCGGCTATCGGATTCCCGGCTTCATCCGTCACCCGCACCGTGTACGGAACGGTGCTGCCCGCCTGAGCCTGCGTGACCGGATTGACGAAGTTCGCCCTCGAGTTGGCGGCGGCCACGATCACCCGCACGCTGTCCGACACGCCCTCGGCCGACACGGTCACCATGGTGCGCCCGGGGAAATTCCCCCGGATGATGAGGCGGCACGGGTTGAACCCCTGGGTGACGTTCGCCACCGTGCGATCCGTCGCGGTGATGGTCAGGTTCGGGCACGTCGACACACCGCCCGCGGTGAAGGAACGCACCAGAAGCTCGACCGGCGGGCTGTTCACGTCGATCACCACGGAGTCGCCCGCCACGTCGAGAGTACGGATAAAGGCGCTCTCGTTGCGGGCCACGATGATGCGGGTGGTCGCCGTGACCTGGCCGAACGTCGCCGTGATGTTGGTGGTGCCCGGCGACACGGCGCGCACAGTCCCGCTGGCATCGACCGTCGCCACCGACGGATCTTGCGAGACGAACACCGCCTGGGCGTTCGTCATCACCTGACCGTTCTGGTCCAGCACCTGTGCGGGGATCGTCGCCGTTCCACCCACCACCAGGCGAATCTCGGCGGGCGTGCTCGCGAACGAAGTCGCTTCGGGGAGGTCAGGGAGGGTCACCGGCGACTCGTCGCAGGCGGCCATCCCGATCGCCAGCAGCGCGACGGGGAACCACTTTCCTGCATTGCGGAACATACACGTCCTCAGGGTCTAGGTTGACGTAGCCGGCCGGGTCCGGCGGGAAATGTACCCGGGGGTTCAGTCAGCACGCGGAGAAGGACCGTGCACATGTTTGGCGCCACACTGCGGAGCAATAACAACGGGATAGTAATTGGCGGCGGCGGTGCGCACAAGCTGCCTCTGAAACAGGCGGACTCTCCAGCACGACGGAGCTCCCGTGGGCCGCGACGCGTGCGCCGTACCGCAAGATCATCTACGGCGTGCCCGGGCGCGGTGGGACTCCGACGCACCGCACCGCCCGGGATGCATGAAGGCTGTCGCGATGAAGCCGGACATGCGGAAAACCCACACGTGTTTTCGTGCGCCGACCGCGTGCAGTCCTTTTTGGCGTTCGGGGGCCTTCGAGTTTCTGCTGCGTCGTTGCGCATGGCGCACCGAGCGGCTATCCGTTCGTGCAGAGCGTTCCGCGGCTCCCATCTCAACACCTGGACACCATGCTTCGAGCACGATTCGGCCCGCGCGCGTGGATGCTGTGCCTCCTCGTCCTCGCCCCCGTACCGCTGGCGGCGCAGGCGCGCGTCGCGACGCTGGATGCGGTGCGGCTCCGCGCCACCCCCGCCGCGACCGGGGCGGCCGTGCGCACCCTGGACATCGCGATGCCGCTGACGGTGGAGGGTGCCGCCGCGGGCGAGTGGGTGCGCGTGCGCACGGCAGATGGCGCGCGCGGGTGGGTGCGGCGCGACCTGACGGTGCCGTACGACGCGGCGAACCCGCTCCCGGCGCTGCGCAGGATCACGGCGCGCTCGGTGGCGCAGGAGCAGGCGCCCTTTGCCACCCGCGCGCGGCTGGTGAACGTGCTCACCGATGCGGCGGCCGCGGCCGCAGCGCCCGCGGCCAGGGGCGAGCTCGGGCTGCTGCGCCTGCGCGCCCTCCAGAAGGCGCTGGACGAGCACGCGCGCACGTCGCAGGGCGGCTCCGACGCGCGCCCGCTGCGCGACGGCCGCATCCGCGCGGACAGCAGCGAGATCGCGTACGGTGAGCCGCAGGGGCAGTGGTACGTCACCGCCGACGCCTTCTGGGCGCTGCAGAGGCGGTATCGCGCTCTGCCGATCGGCGAGGCGATTGCGTGGGAGGCGGCCACCCAGCAGCTCCCCGGCGAGTGCGAGGGGGACCCGACCTGCCTCTTCGGCCTCGCGGAGATCACCGTGGCGCGCTACCTGTCGCTGTACCCGCGCGGCGCGCACGCACCGGCCGCGCTGCGGAGGATGGTGGAAGTGCTTGGCTGGGTGGAAGAGCAGTCGCGCGGTCTCGAGGCGCGGTTCTGCACAAAGACGGGCGCGGACTACACCGTGAAGGCGGACCGCATCGCCGCCCTCGGCCGCACCGTGGACGCCTCCGCCGGCGCGGACAAGGCTCGCGCCGCCACCCTCGTACGCACCCTGGCGCGGCGCTGCGGCTGAGTCGCGGCGGAGCGGGCGCCGTCGCGCGCCCCTTCCTTTTGTCATCCTGAGCGACGCGCCTCCCCGTCCTCGCCGCGCCGCCGATGCCTGGCGCGGAGCGAGGGATCTACTGCGCGTGCCGAGAGGCCGGAGCGCGGCGAGGAGTTCGAGGAGGCGGCTCTGATCTTGCCACCGGCGCGCGCCGAGGAGCCCTGATCCAGGAACCCACACGAGAGCGGCACATGGCGGAGCAGCACGTCTACTTCTACGGCGCGAATCAGACGGAGGGGAGCGGGGAGATGAAGGAGCTGCTCGGCGGCAAGGGCGCCGGGCTCGCCGAGATGGCGCGCATCGGGGTGCCGGTGCCGCCGGGCTTCACCATCACCACCGAGTGCTGCCGCCACTTCATCCGCACCGGCGGCTACCCCGACGCGCTCCCCGCCGAGGTGGACGCCGCGCTGCACCGGCTGGAGGAGGCGACGGGGAAGACGTTCGGCGGCGGGGGGCGGCCGCTGCTGGTGTCGGTGCGCTCCGGGGCCGCGGTGTCGATGCCGGGGATGATGGACACGATCCTCAACCTGGGGCTCAACGACGAGACCGCCGCCGCCCTCGCGGCGGAGAGCGGGGACGAGCGCTTCGCCTTCGACTCGTACCGCCGCTTCGTGCAGATGTACTCCAACGTTGTGCTCGGCATCCGCGGCGAGCGCTTCGAGCACCTGCTGGAGCAGGCCAAGGAGCGGCGCGGCGTACGCGAAGACACCGACCTTTC contains:
- a CDS encoding Mrp/NBP35 family ATP-binding protein, which encodes MTNEQRDQVLRRVAAALTRVIHPTTGEDVVSSGRVRELDVGEDGLVRFRFALQADDPGTLVRQARSAAERVEGVERVKIDISLPATGAPMKKGAARAGTVPAPTPNSGLLPRVKRIIAVSSGKGGVGKSTVAVNLAAALAAGGRRVGVLDADVYGPNVPIMFGETRQPHVTDDKKLLPLEAHGVRLMSLGFLLQPDQAAIMRGPMIAGILKQFIEQVEWGELDVMIVDMPPGTGDAQLSLVQTLRLDGVVMVTTPQDVSTGDVLRGIKMFEKTNTRVLGVVENMSGFICPCCGERYEIFGRAGGTRLAGQTGVEFLGDVPLEMRVRQGGDSGVPVVVSEPDSPAGQALRKVAARVAALVEA
- a CDS encoding polymer-forming cytoskeletal protein → MHTDRMNRGFAAVAFAALAALLGTAHAVPAQDTLEAGARPAAEIRRGGDRIVVGRDVEIGPDEVVEGKVVVTGGDLEVRGRVQGNVTVVGGDLRIVRGAAVGGSVQVSGGDLDNAGVVNGDARVLGGRLVNHHGRVLGEMRVEGGEERMAGRRTAGDGRLRMKNRSFLGQFSDGLSGLLSTIALGLLLAGIGAAAVFYAHPRLDRVSDSVRADTLRAGALGVATSFLIFPAYVVGGVILVLTLIGIPLLLVFLPLFPILVMAAGAFGLVAVAHALGERTAERRGNWDAQYRNSYAYVFTGLAVMLAPLIAANLLKMTVFLGFAGGLLEFLAKMGLAFAAAVGIGALLLTRAGAGGQWQWRRTRDYDPIFDGPAGGSGTGV
- a CDS encoding Ig-like domain-containing protein, which translates into the protein MFRNAGKWFPVALLAIGMAACDESPVTLPDLPEATSFASTPAEIRLVVGGTATIPAQVLDQNGQVMTNAQAVFVSQDPSVATVDASGTVRAVSPGTTNITATFGQVTATTRIIVARNESAFIRTLDVAGDSVVIDVNSPPVELLVRSFTAGGVSTCPNLTITATDRTVANVTQGFNPCRLIIRGNFPGRTMVTVSAEGVSDSVRVIVAAANSRANFVNPVTQAQAGSTVPYTVRVTDEAGNPIAGTTVNFDVTAGRLSATSVVTDANGNATVQYTLPTNLRDAGSFQTISFATTLPNGAAITRSVSVNVTPGPTATLTLQLLADQFSGNATPITGSSISARVNTTLFIGATGEDQFGNRTNEDLTFAVTPPAVRTCGDNFAFPPGGGPAIEYTCIRSSTTGTSTFTATRPATGSQPAVSRSVSVVFTP
- a CDS encoding LiaF domain-containing protein, with the protein product MFERIAGPRVRRAAGAAALLAAIALPVWAQQTWRTMTSARQVAGERRLAVDVEYGAGRLRVQPERGNLLYRMEMRYDAQSASPVTSYDRRTGRLRLGAEGRKGRNNREDSRGEGRADIALTPAVPMSLKLSFGAGEADVKLGGLALEELDISTGASETRISFDRPNRTAARAVTLEAGAASLVVTGLANARTQRIDFEGGVGETTLDFGGAWTRDARATVKMGLGSVTLRLPRTVGVRIVKESFLASFDSNGMVKRGNAWYSRGYERAPRKLDIQIEAALGSIEVDWID
- the pruA gene encoding L-glutamate gamma-semialdehyde dehydrogenase, translated to MNSVTQVPAPRNEPVLSYAPGSPERAELKAALARMAGEEIEIPLIIGGKEVRTGNTERQVMPHDHGHVLATYHKAGPDEVRQAIHASREAQKEWMHWPWEDRLAVFQRAAELLATRYRPVLNAATMLGQSKTAYQAEIDSACELIDFWRWNTHFAEKIYSEQPVSGPGMWNRMDHRPLEGFIYAVTPFNFTAIGGNLPTAPAMMGNVALWKPSNAAVYSNYYIMKILQEAGLPDGVINFIPGDPGPITDILVAHRDLAGIHFTGSTSVFHTLWKTVGERIASYKSYPRLVGETGGKDFILAHASADVDALATAIVRGGFEYQGQKCSAASRVFVPDSIWPQVRERTVEMLSKIRVGDVRDFRNFMGAVIDRKAFDKITGYIQHAKESKGIEIIHGGTSDDSKGYFIDPTLVQVEDSAYRLMCEEVFGPVLALHVYPERDWERIMDVVDAGTPYALTGAVFSNERKPIVEADRRLRNSAGNFYINDKPTGAVVGQQPFGGGRASGTNDKAGSVLNMVRWISPRAIKETLAPAQRFEYPFMDAE
- a CDS encoding NifU family protein; this encodes MVEQIEDTLDTIRPALRGDGGDVEFVGYDDAQGVVQLRLMGACSSCPISTMTVKQGIERRIKQVIPEVREVQAV
- a CDS encoding SH3 domain-containing protein; its protein translation is MLRARFGPRAWMLCLLVLAPVPLAAQARVATLDAVRLRATPAATGAAVRTLDIAMPLTVEGAAAGEWVRVRTADGARGWVRRDLTVPYDAANPLPALRRITARSVAQEQAPFATRARLVNVLTDAAAAAAAPAARGELGLLRLRALQKALDEHARTSQGGSDARPLRDGRIRADSSEIAYGEPQGQWYVTADAFWALQRRYRALPIGEAIAWEAATQQLPGECEGDPTCLFGLAEITVARYLSLYPRGAHAPAALRRMVEVLGWVEEQSRGLEARFCTKTGADYTVKADRIAALGRTVDASAGADKARAATLVRTLARRCG